A region of Panicum virgatum strain AP13 chromosome 8N, P.virgatum_v5, whole genome shotgun sequence DNA encodes the following proteins:
- the LOC120685785 gene encoding probable plastid-lipid-associated protein 2, chloroplastic yields the protein MAGVASLNALTLRASAAPSTPRGGSGAALALPTPPRLRSLRAVRRRVRARAAAAASGDPEDEWGPEPEGASAATAAAAVAEAPAPEASEVAELKARLKEALRGTERGLRASSETRAEVVELIAQLEARNPTPAPTEALTLLNGKWILAYTSFSQLFPLLGSGRLPELVKVEEISQTIDSENFTVQNCIKFSGPLATTSVSTNAKFEITSPKRVQIKFEEGVIGTPQLTDSIVLPQKFELFGQNIDLSPLKGIFSSIENAASSVAKTISGQPPLKVPIQTNNAESWLLTTYLDEELRISRGDGSSIFVLLKEGSTLLN from the exons ATGGCGGGAGTTGCGTCCCTCAACGCCCTCACCCTCCGCGCGTCCGCTGCCCCGTCCACgccgcgcggcggcagcggcgccgccctcgcgcTCCCGACCCCGCCGCGCTTGCGGTCGCTGCGCGCCGTGCGGCGGCGCGTCcgggcgcgtgcggcggcggcggcgagtggggATCCCGAGGACGAGTGGGGGCCGGAGCCTGAGGGCGCgtccgcggccacggcggcggcggcagtggccgAGGCGCCCGCGCCGGAGGCGAGCGAGGTGGCGGAGCTCAAGGCGCGGCTCAAGGAGGCGCTGCGCGGCACGGAGCGGGGCCTGCGCGCGTCCAGCGAGAcgcgggcggaggtggtcgAGCTCATCGCGCAGCTCGAGGCGCGCAACCCCACGCCGGCGCCCACGGAGGCGCTCACCCTCCTCAACGGCAAGTGGATCCTCGC GTACACATCATTTTCTCAACTTTTCCCTCTGCTGGGGTCCGGAAGGCTGCCTGAGCTTGTAAAGGTGGAGGAGATATCACAGACTATTGATTCAGAGAACTTCACAGTGCAAAACTGCATCAAGTTTTCAGGACCATTGGCTACAACCTCAGTTTCCACTAATGCTAAATTTGAAATTACAAGCCCCAAGCGTGTGCAG ATTAAATTTGAAGAAGGTGTTATCGGAACCCCACAATTGACCGACTCCATTGTGCTGCCACAGAAGTTTGAGCTCTTTGGACAGAACATCGACCTGAGCCCATTGAAAGGCATATTTTCTTCCATCGAAAATGCAGCATCCTCGGTTGCCAAGACCATCTCTGGTCAGCCACCACTTAAGGTACCGATTCAGACCAACAATGCTGAGTCCTGGTTGCTCACAACCTACCTTGACGAAGAGCTCAGGATATCTAGAGGCGACGGTAGCAGCATCTTTGTGCTATTGAAGGAGGGAAGCACCCTTCTGAACTAG
- the LOC120684838 gene encoding G-type lectin S-receptor-like serine/threonine-protein kinase LECRK2: MAPVICFSAPVTRVPFHAVLLLVVLLQQARWLPLAVAARTNLTAGAAMAPPDYITSPSSGFAFGFRAFTSDPTTFLLATWFRFAGDDDSSSQPQPESVVWFAKQSPSGATPNATAQSVLRITADGQLALTDGSSNQVLWAPSLERGSVLALRDSGNLQFLSDSSSQVLRESFGYPTDTLLPGQSLVYDLARSEGKVFAKRADAEFTTGRFSMGVQSDGNVVLYVDLLKGNDSHNAYWQAYTNSPDGNTTVTFDDRGRLNYTLHNGTAASLIKPAASFAAGEYLQFARMDPDGIVRTYIRPKDGGGGTGNTSWTVSGAFPDDGCRKWTSGLQGMCGPGSYCLSAPTQSSRDRLNCVCPSGYNYTDEQHRDSGCTPAFEPQSCDVENNSSDDFTLVELLNTTWEASIYYKKFSSVTEEQCREHCLSDCFCAAALMIGGSDCAEVAVLTNGWRANGVTTKALIKVRTRNSQLISSASSRTRNAFAYKVVTISLAFLLIVTIGGLVAQHCLTKNRERQRLLSPSVRSFSWKELHEATNGFNKLLGKGSFGEVYK, from the coding sequence ATGGCGCCGGTGATCTGCTTCTCTGCTCCCGTCACCCGCGTTCCCTTTCACGCCGTGCTGTTGCTGGTGGTGCTATTGCAACAAGCTCGTTGGCTGCCGCTAGCCGTGGCGGCGCGGACCAACCTGACTGCGGGagccgccatggcgccgccagACTACATCACCAGCCCGTCCAGCGGCTTCGCCTTCGGCTTccgcgccttcacctccgaccCGACCACGTTCCTCCTCGCCACGTGGTTCCgcttcgccggcgacgacgactccTCCTCCCAGCCGCAGCCGGAGTCCGTGGTGTGGTTCGCGAAGCAGTCGCCCTCAGGGGCCACGCCCAACGCCACGGCGCAGTCCGTCCTGCGCATCACGGCCGATGGCCAGCTCGCGCTCACCGACGGCAGCAGCAACCAAGTGCTGTGGGCGCCGAGCCTCGAGCGTGGATCCGTGCTCGCCCTCCGCGACTCCGGCAACCTCCAGTTCCTGAGCGACTCCAGCAGCCAAGTGCTGCGGGAGAGCTTCGGGTACCCGACGGACACGCTCCTTCCCGGCCAGTCCTTGGTCTACGACCTCGCCCGGTCCGAAGGGAAGGTCTTCGCCAAGCGCGCCGACGCGGAGTTCACCACCGGCCGGTTCAGCATGGGCGTCCAGAGCGACGGCAACGTCGTCCTCTACGTCGACCTCCTCAAGGGCAACGACTCCCACAACGCTTACTGGCAGGCGTACACCAACAGCCCCGATGGCAACACGACGGTCACCTTCGACGATCGGGGCCGCCTCAACTACACCCTCCACAACGGCACCGCCGCCAGCTTGATcaagccggcggcgagcttcgcTGCCGGCGAGTACTTGCAGTTCGCCAGGATGGACCCCGACGGTATCGTCCGAACCTACATCCGCcccaaggacggcggcggcggcaccggcaaCACGTCTTGGACCGTCTCTGGTGCGTTCCCTGATGACGGCTGCAGGAAGTGGACGTCTGGGTTGCAGGGCATGTGCGGCCCGGGGTCCTACTGCCTCTCCGCGCCGACGCAGAGTTCAAGGGACAGGCTCAACTGCGTGTGCCCGAGCGGGTACAATTACACCGACGAGCAGCACAGGGACAGCGGCTGCACGCCGGCGTTCGAGCCGCAGAGCTGCGACGTGGAGAACAACAGCTCCGACGACTTCACCCTGGTGGAGCTGCTGAACACCACCTGGGAGGCCTCGATATACTACAAGAAGTTCTCGTCGGTGACGGAGGAGCAGTGCCGGGAGCACTGCCTCAGCGACTGCTTCTGCGCCGCAGCGCTGATGATCGGCGGATCGGACTGTGCGGAGGTGGCGGTGCTCACCAACGGCTGGCGAGCAAACGGTGTCACGACGAAGGCCCTGATCAAGGTGAGGACAAGGAATTCTCAGTTGATATCCTCGGCATCATCAAGAACGAGAAACGCATTCGCCTACAAGGTCGTCACCATTTCCTTGGCCTTTCTTTTGATCGTTACCATCGGCGGCCTCGTGGCACAGCATTGTCTCACCAAGAACAGAGAGCGACAGCGGCTGTTGAGTCCGAGCGTGAGATCATTCAGCTGGAAGGAGCTACATGAAGCAACCAATGGCTTCAACAAACTACTGGGCAAAGGCAGCTTCGGTGAGGTCTACAAATGA
- the LOC120684839 gene encoding G-type lectin S-receptor-like serine/threonine-protein kinase LECRK2 produces MIGYCKEGSHRMLVFEFMSGGSLRGFLFNPEQRPPWRWRAEAGLAIARGLEYLHDGCVAQIIHCDIKPDNILLDDHGVPKITDFGISKLVGSQQVYTTVTHVRGTRGYIAPEWLHGNSRVDTKVDVYSFGVVLLEMISCRKCHEPVTPDRPQRAEEDDETVTLFGWAAQLVGARRTELMLHGDADVDTVEDMERVDRFARVALWCINPNPLLRSTMHQVVQTLETSRMRVEALLDPADCYMESSPLIPQLKIE; encoded by the coding sequence ATGATCGGCTACTGCAAAGAAGGCAGCCACCGGATGCTTGTATTCGAGTTCATGTCAGGTGGGTCACTCCGCGGCTTCCTCTTCAACCCCGAGCAACGGCCGCCATGGCGCTGGCGTGCCGAGGCTGGGCTCGCCATCGCCAGAGGGCTCGAATACCTCCACGATGGCTGCGTCGCGCAAATTATCCATTGCGATATAAAGCCCGACAACATCCTGCTCGACGACCATGGCGTCCCCAAGATCACCGACTTCGGGATCTCCAAGCTAGTGGGGAGCCAGCAGGTGTACACCACGGTGACCCATGTTAGGGGCACCAGAGGGTACATTGCGCCCGAGTGGCTCCACGGCAACTCGCGCGTTGACACCAAGGTGGATGTGTACAGCTTCGGTGTCGTGCTGCTGGAGATGATCAGCTGCCGGAAGTGCCATGAGCCGGTGACGCCTGATCGGCCGCAgcgcgcggaggaggacgacgagacGGTCACATTGTTTGGTTGGGCGGCGCAGCTGGTGGGCGCACGGAGGACAGAGCTGATGCTGCACGGCGACGCGGATGTTGACACCGTTGAGGACATGGAGAGGGTAGATCGCTTTGCGCGCGTGGCACTCTGGTGCATCAACCCGAACCCGTTGCTGCGGTCGACTATGCACCAGGTTGTGCAGACGCTGGAGACCAGTCGGATGCGGGTTGAGGCTCTGCTAGACCCTGCAGATTGCTACATGGAATCCTCACCTTTAATTCCTCAGCTCAAGATTGAATGA